DNA sequence from the Nocardioides plantarum genome:
CCGTACTTGTTGAACAGGTAGACCGAGTCGATCAGCTCGCCGTAGATGTCGAGCTGCAGCTGCCCGGTCGCGGCGTTGCCGACGCGCACCGGCTGCGAGTCGCGGTAGCCGCGCAGGTGGTCGAGCTCGGTCTCGCCGGGGATGTTGCCGTCGATGTCGTAGGCGACGCGCAGCGGGCCGATGTCCTCCTCGTCGTGGGAGATCTCCCCCATCCGCCGCGACAGCCACTCCATGAAGCGTGCGGCCTCGTCGGTGAAGCCCAGCTTGAGCAGCGCGTAGAGGCTGAACGCCGCGTCGCGGATCCACACGTAGCGGTAGTCCCAGTTGCGCCCGCCGCCGATCTCCTCGGGCAGGCTGGTCGTCGGGGCGGCGATGATCGCGCCGCTGGGCTCGTGGGTGAGCAGCTTGAGCGTGAGCGCCGAGCGGTTGACCATCTCGCGCCACCGGCCGGCGTACGTCGACTGGCGCAGCCATCCCTGCCAGAACGCCGACGTGGCGGCCAGCAGGTGGTCGGGGTCGGTCGCCCCGTCGGTGGTCGAGCCTGTCGAGACGTCGTCGGGGTCGAGCACCTCGAGCACGAACGTGACGGTGTCGCCGGTGGACACCTCGATCTCGGCACGTACGTCGGGCCCGTCGACCTCCAGGTCGACGTCGGCGGTCAGCCCGAGCCGCACCCCGTCGCCGGCGATGACCAGGCCGCCCCCGTCGGCGACCTCGATGATCTCGGGCGTCGCGCGGCCGTAGTCGGGGCGGGCGGCCAGGCAGGTGCGCAGCGTGATCGTGCCGCGTACGCCGACCACGCGGCGTACGAGACGCTGGCGGTGGTCGGGGTCGTCGGCGGTGAGCACCGGCATGAAGTCCTGGACCTCCGCGACGCCGCGCTCGGTCAGCAGCCGGGTGACCAGGATGTTGGACTCCGGCAGGTAGAACTGCTGGGTCGTCGTCGCCCCGTCGACGGCCTGCATCGTCCACGACCCCGCGTCGGGGTCGAGCAGGCTGCCGAAGACGCTGGCGGAGTCGAAGCGGCCCGCGCAGAACCAGTCGACGGTGGCGTCGGTGCCGACCAACGCGCAGGTGCGCAGGTCGCCGATCAGTCCGTGGGCGGCGATCGGCGGCCAGTCGGTCACGCGCGCTCCCACGGCGGGGTCGGTCCCCACGAGCCCTGCTCGTAGGTCTGCACCTCCGGCGGGTCCTCCAGCAGGGGGGCGCTCACCTGCCACAGCCGGTCGACCTCGTCGGCGCGCGCGAACAGCAGCTGGTCGCCGTGGAAGACGTCGAGCAGGATCCGCTCGTAGGCCGCCAGCGGGTGGTCGTCGGGGAAGTCCTCGGCGTAGTCGAGCGTCAGGGTCGCGGGCGCGACCTCGAGCTCGGGCCCGGGCCGCTTGCCGCGCACCTCTACTGCGACCTTGGCCTCGTCGGCCAGGTCGAGGACGAGCTGGTGCGGGTGCCCGTCGTCGCCGGTGTCGCCGAACAGCGCCGGGTCGGGCTCGCGGAAGCGGACGGTCACCGTGCGCTGGTCGTCGGCCATGGCCTTGCCGGTGCGCAGGTGGAACGGCACGTCCTGCCAGCGCTCGTTGTCGACGTACGCCGTGAGCGCGACGAGGGTCTCGACCCGCGAGTCGTCGTCGGTGTCGTCGTCGTCGCGGTAGCCGTCGAACTGGCCGAAGACCGTGTCGTCCTTGCTGAAGGGCCGCAGCGCCTCGAAGACGGCGGCCTTGGCGTCACGCACGGCCTCGGCGGTGAGGTCGGCGGGCGGGTCGAGCGCGACGAAGCCGAGGATCTGGCTCAGGTGGGTGGTGACCATGTCGCGCAGGCAGCCGACGGTCTCGTAGAAGCTGCCGCGCCCCTCCAGCCCCAGTGTCTCGGGCACGTCGATGTGGACCGACGCGACGTGGTCGCGGTTCCAGGCCGAGCCGAGCAGCCGGTTGGCGAAGCGCAGGGCCAGCACGTTCTGCACGGCCTCCTTGCCGAGGAAGTGGTCGACGCGGAACACGTCGCCCTCGTCGGCGACGTCCTTGATCGCGGCGTCGAGCTCGCGCGAGGTCTCGAGGTCGACGCCGAACGGCTTCTCGACCACGAGCCGGGCGCGGTCGGTGATCTTCTCGCGGCCGAGCATCGCGACGATGTCGGTCATCGAGCCGGGCGGCACGGAGAGGTAGATGAGGCGGCGTACGTCGGCGACGTCGACCCCGGCCTCCTCGGCGACCTTCCTCTCGGCCGCCTCGACGGCCTTGGCGAGGTCGGCGCCGTCGTCGGCGTCGGAGGTCTGGAAGGTCGCGCGTCCGGCCAGGTCGCTGTCCTCGACGGCGTCCTTCACGGCCTCATCGATGACGCCGGCGTAGTCGTCCACGTCGTGGCGGCCGGTGCCGATGACGGCGTACGCCTCGGGGAGGCGGCCGGCCGCGCCGAGCTTGGCCAGCGCCGGGTAGATCATCCGCTTGGCGAGGTCGCCGTTGGCGCCGAAGAGGACGACGACGTGGGGGCCCGGGCGCTCGACAGCCCGCTCGGAGGTCTCAACCATGCTGCCGAACCTAGGCAGGTGCCGTGGGGGTTCCGGACACCTGTGGGGGTGACCGGAGCCCACCGGCGCCTGGGTCAGAGTGGAGCCATGGACCTCGGAATCTCTGGCAAGACCGCCGTCGTCACGGGCGGTGCGGGCGGCATGGGCCGACACATCACCAAGCTGTTGCTCGAGGAGGGCGTGCAGGTCGTCATGGTCGACAAGGACGCCGGCGACCTCGAGGAGGCCGTCGCCTGGCTGCCCGGCGACCTGCCCACCCCGCTCACCGTGCCCTGCGACCTGTCGACCGACGAGGCCGCGCAGGACCTCGCGACCACGGTGGCCGACCTGGCCGGCGAGGTCGACATCCTGGTCAGCGGCGCCGGGATCACCGGCGCGACGGGACCCTTCCACGAGATCAGCGACGACGACTGGATCGAGGCGATCAACACCAACCTGCTCTCCGCCGTACGCGTCACGCGGGCGTTCCTGCCCTCGCTGCGCCACGGCGGCTGGGGCCGGATCGTCTACATCAACAGCGAGGACGCCGTCCAGCCCTACGACGACGAGCTGCCCTACTGCGCCTCCAAGGCCGGCCTGCTGTCCTTCGCCCGCGGACTGGCCCGCTCGTACGCCGACGAGGGCCTGCTCATCAACACCGTGTCGCCGGCGTTCGTCGCGACACCGATGACCGACGCGATGATGGAGAAGCGCGCCGACGAGAACGGCACCTCCTTCGACGAGGCCATCGAGTCCTTCCTCGCCGAGGAGCGCCCCTACATGGAGCTCGGCCGCCGCGGCGAGCCCGAGGAGGTCGCCGCCGTCGTCGTCTTCCTCTGCTCCGCCCTGGCCAGCTTCGTCAACGGCGCCAACTACCGCGTCGATGCGGGGTCCGTCGCCGGGTTGTAGGCACCCGACGGTCGGTCGAGGTGCGAGGAGCCCCGGCGACGAGCACACGTCGGTCGAGGTGCGAGGAGCCCCGGCGACGAGCCTCGAGACCACCCCAGCCGACCCACCCGACCCTCACAAACGCTCCCATCCACAGGCCCCGCGCCGGTGGTTGCGACCACCCAGGTGAGCCCGGACAGTGCGACCCGTGCCGTGGACCTACATCCTTCGCTGTGCCGACGACAGCTACTACGTCGGCAGCACCATCGACCTCGAACGTCGACTCTGGGAGCACAGCTGCTCCCCCGACCTGGGTGCGGCGTACACCCGTCGACGGCGTCCCGTCGAGCTGGTCTGGGCGGCCCAGTTCGACAGCATCCAGCAGGCCTTCGACTTCGAGAAGCGCGTGCAGGGGTGGGGACGGAAGAAGCGGGAGGCGCTGATCCGGGGCGACTTCGAGGCCCTGGTCCCGCTGTCACGCCGCAAGGCGGTCCAGGACCGCGATGCCACCGAACGGGGTGATCGGGACGAGCGAGACGGGCCATGACGCTGCGGTGGTCTCGAGGTT
Encoded proteins:
- a CDS encoding GIY-YIG nuclease family protein; translation: MPWTYILRCADDSYYVGSTIDLERRLWEHSCSPDLGAAYTRRRRPVELVWAAQFDSIQQAFDFEKRVQGWGRKKREALIRGDFEALVPLSRRKAVQDRDATERGDRDERDGP
- a CDS encoding glucose-6-phosphate dehydrogenase (catalyzes the formation of D-glucono-1,5-lactone 6-phosphate from D-glucose 6-phosphate), with translation MVETSERAVERPGPHVVVLFGANGDLAKRMIYPALAKLGAAGRLPEAYAVIGTGRHDVDDYAGVIDEAVKDAVEDSDLAGRATFQTSDADDGADLAKAVEAAERKVAEEAGVDVADVRRLIYLSVPPGSMTDIVAMLGREKITDRARLVVEKPFGVDLETSRELDAAIKDVADEGDVFRVDHFLGKEAVQNVLALRFANRLLGSAWNRDHVASVHIDVPETLGLEGRGSFYETVGCLRDMVTTHLSQILGFVALDPPADLTAEAVRDAKAAVFEALRPFSKDDTVFGQFDGYRDDDDTDDDSRVETLVALTAYVDNERWQDVPFHLRTGKAMADDQRTVTVRFREPDPALFGDTGDDGHPHQLVLDLADEAKVAVEVRGKRPGPELEVAPATLTLDYAEDFPDDHPLAAYERILLDVFHGDQLLFARADEVDRLWQVSAPLLEDPPEVQTYEQGSWGPTPPWERA
- a CDS encoding SDR family NAD(P)-dependent oxidoreductase translates to MDLGISGKTAVVTGGAGGMGRHITKLLLEEGVQVVMVDKDAGDLEEAVAWLPGDLPTPLTVPCDLSTDEAAQDLATTVADLAGEVDILVSGAGITGATGPFHEISDDDWIEAINTNLLSAVRVTRAFLPSLRHGGWGRIVYINSEDAVQPYDDELPYCASKAGLLSFARGLARSYADEGLLINTVSPAFVATPMTDAMMEKRADENGTSFDEAIESFLAEERPYMELGRRGEPEEVAAVVVFLCSALASFVNGANYRVDAGSVAGL
- a CDS encoding glycoside hydrolase family 15 protein, which encodes MTDWPPIAAHGLIGDLRTCALVGTDATVDWFCAGRFDSASVFGSLLDPDAGSWTMQAVDGATTTQQFYLPESNILVTRLLTERGVAEVQDFMPVLTADDPDHRQRLVRRVVGVRGTITLRTCLAARPDYGRATPEIIEVADGGGLVIAGDGVRLGLTADVDLEVDGPDVRAEIEVSTGDTVTFVLEVLDPDDVSTGSTTDGATDPDHLLAATSAFWQGWLRQSTYAGRWREMVNRSALTLKLLTHEPSGAIIAAPTTSLPEEIGGGRNWDYRYVWIRDAAFSLYALLKLGFTDEAARFMEWLSRRMGEISHDEEDIGPLRVAYDIDGNIPGETELDHLRGYRDSQPVRVGNAATGQLQLDIYGELIDSVYLFNKYGPGISHDSWRDLRRILDWVMDNWERKDAGMWEIRDEPQAHTTSRLMCWVAVERMMRIARQRGLPGDVSAWSKVRDAIYERIQERSWDDEVGAYMQSEGASTVDAGVLLMPMVKFVAPNDPRFVSTLKVVEERLVSDSLVFRYDLDEATDGVDGAEGTFSLCSFWYVEALTRVGRLDEARLALEKMFTYANHLGLFAEQVGLTGEQLGNFPQAFTHLSLISAATNLDGKLG